The following proteins are co-located in the Puniceicoccus vermicola genome:
- a CDS encoding LacI family DNA-binding transcriptional regulator, translating to MNLREIAKIAGVSHSTVSRALRNNPHISKSTRERIQKLAIEHGYRPHPTVSKLMAQLPHIKKQARSTLALITCWKNWKDVHFLQQIFKGISERAESLGYSLEEFSLHQYEMSTQRLNGVLRTRNIEGAIILPFGRDHREIELDWEHLASVYIGRFLSHPAINRVSTSYYSNMFALLNQLKSLGYQRIALALTSEMRLRSEDAYIAAYAAYQREFPPDQRIPVLVTTSKPDPDSPEARYGTVRYASKFDPETSVRWLKEFRADALICNSSPTRNALSIGGLRVPEDLGYASLDCSENEPAISGIDQLPEKLGSAAVDMVTAHLHRNDFGIPQSPKILTLPGHWHEGETAVQQG from the coding sequence ATGAATCTTCGAGAGATCGCCAAAATCGCCGGAGTCTCCCACTCCACCGTATCCCGGGCTCTGAGAAACAACCCGCACATCTCAAAGTCTACTCGTGAACGGATCCAGAAGCTCGCAATCGAGCACGGTTACCGCCCCCATCCCACGGTCTCGAAGCTCATGGCCCAACTTCCCCACATCAAGAAACAGGCACGGAGCACCCTGGCCCTGATCACCTGCTGGAAGAATTGGAAAGATGTCCATTTTCTCCAACAAATCTTCAAAGGCATTTCCGAACGGGCCGAGAGTCTCGGGTACAGCCTGGAGGAATTCTCTCTCCATCAATACGAGATGTCGACTCAACGTCTTAACGGAGTCTTGAGGACGCGCAACATCGAGGGCGCGATCATCCTCCCCTTTGGTCGGGACCATCGCGAAATCGAATTGGACTGGGAACATCTCGCCTCCGTCTACATTGGTCGATTCCTCTCTCATCCCGCAATCAACCGAGTCTCGACCAGTTACTACTCCAACATGTTCGCGTTGTTGAACCAGTTAAAATCTCTCGGATATCAGAGGATTGCCCTAGCCCTCACTTCCGAGATGCGACTCCGATCCGAAGACGCCTACATCGCTGCCTACGCTGCCTACCAGCGGGAGTTCCCTCCAGATCAGAGAATTCCCGTTCTCGTGACGACATCCAAACCGGACCCAGACTCTCCAGAGGCCCGCTACGGAACCGTCCGCTATGCCTCTAAATTCGATCCGGAGACCTCTGTCCGTTGGCTGAAGGAATTTCGGGCAGACGCACTGATCTGCAATTCCAGCCCCACCCGAAATGCCTTGTCCATCGGCGGATTGCGAGTCCCGGAAGACCTCGGCTATGCCAGTCTGGATTGTTCCGAGAATGAGCCAGCCATCAGCGGCATCGACCAACTGCCCGAAAAGCTCGGGAGTGCCGCTGTGGACATGGTGACCGCTCACTTACATCGCAACGATTTCGGGATCCCGCAGTCTCCCAAAATCCTCACCCTCCCCGGTCACTGGCACGAGGGTGAAACCGCAGTGCAGCAGGGCTAG